The Gemella haemolysans genome includes a region encoding these proteins:
- the glmM gene encoding phosphoglucosamine mutase, with product MRKYFGTDGIRGIAGESLTADLSFKVGKALGKLLTEKKEHPKVIIGRDTRISCDMIEQALTAGLTSTGVNVMTVGTIPTPAIAYLTKTIETDSGIMISASHNPYQDNGIKIFGPDGFKLTDDQELEIEHLIDNSDEIKNASFEKIGKLYSGNELTQKYVQHIKQSISGDLSGIKIALDCANGATTGVAPFIFGDLEADIETIGCNPNGININDNVGSTKINTIANFVKENNVDVGFAFDGDGDRVLAVDSKGNIVDGDKIMFILAKHLKEQGELKDNMVVSTVMSNIGFYKAIEENGLQSVKTAVGDRYVVEEMRNNDYSLGGEQSGHIILMNYATTGDGILTAVKLADIIKSSGKSLEELANEVSIYPQKLVNIKVVDKKSAMEDAEILAECEKVEKELEGNGRILLRASGTENLIRVMVEASSDELTDKYCEQVAKIVREKFEVK from the coding sequence ATGAGAAAATATTTTGGAACAGACGGTATTCGTGGTATCGCAGGAGAATCACTAACTGCCGATTTAAGTTTTAAAGTAGGTAAAGCTCTTGGTAAATTACTTACTGAAAAAAAAGAACATCCAAAAGTAATAATAGGTAGAGATACTAGAATTTCATGTGACATGATTGAACAAGCTTTAACAGCAGGACTAACTAGTACTGGTGTTAATGTTATGACGGTAGGAACTATCCCTACTCCAGCTATTGCATATCTTACTAAAACAATTGAAACAGATAGCGGAATTATGATTTCTGCTTCTCACAATCCATACCAAGACAATGGAATTAAAATTTTTGGACCTGATGGATTCAAACTTACAGACGATCAAGAATTAGAAATTGAACACCTAATCGACAATTCAGACGAAATAAAAAATGCTAGTTTTGAAAAAATCGGAAAATTATATAGTGGAAATGAGCTAACACAAAAATATGTTCAACACATAAAACAATCTATTTCTGGAGATTTATCAGGAATTAAAATTGCTCTTGACTGCGCTAATGGAGCCACGACAGGTGTAGCTCCATTCATCTTCGGTGATTTAGAAGCAGATATTGAAACTATCGGATGTAACCCGAATGGTATCAATATCAACGACAATGTTGGTTCAACAAAAATCAATACAATTGCAAACTTTGTTAAAGAAAATAATGTAGATGTAGGTTTTGCATTCGATGGTGATGGTGATAGAGTGCTTGCTGTTGATTCAAAAGGTAATATCGTTGATGGTGATAAAATAATGTTCATCTTAGCAAAACACCTAAAAGAACAAGGTGAACTGAAAGATAACATGGTAGTATCAACAGTAATGAGTAATATCGGATTCTACAAAGCAATCGAAGAAAATGGATTACAATCGGTAAAAACTGCCGTAGGAGATAGATATGTTGTTGAAGAAATGAGAAATAACGACTACTCACTTGGAGGAGAACAATCTGGTCATATTATTCTTATGAACTATGCGACAACTGGTGATGGTATTCTTACAGCTGTTAAACTGGCTGATATAATTAAATCTTCTGGAAAATCATTAGAAGAACTAGCCAATGAAGTTAGTATTTATCCACAAAAACTAGTCAATATAAAAGTAGTGGATAAAAAATCTGCTATGGAAGATGCAGAAATTCTTGCTGAATGTGAAAAAGTAGAAAAAGAATTAGAAGGAAATGGACGTATCTTATTACGAGCTTCTGGTACCGAAAATTTAATTCGTGTAATGGTAGAAGCTAGTAGCGATGAACTAACAGATAAATATTGCGAACAAGTTGCAAAAATCGTTCGTGAAAAATTTGAAGTAAAATAA
- a CDS encoding TetR/AcrR family transcriptional regulator gives MAPKFKFTKEEVLAVTIDFIRENGIEALTARELAKKLESSTKVIFSLFSNMKNLEDEAKIAAENIFSEKVNLALKDDSPFKRLGVEYILFSKNEPKLFQWLFMKKGIEVESFKDFLPMRDYEYKSVIQSIDEEYKISIENAKKLYEHLFIYSHGIATLTVTGIHNFTATEIIEYMTEVTKSLIIQYLKEID, from the coding sequence ATGGCACCAAAATTTAAATTTACAAAAGAAGAAGTTTTAGCTGTAACTATAGACTTTATAAGAGAAAATGGAATAGAAGCATTAACTGCAAGAGAGTTGGCTAAAAAATTGGAGTCATCTACTAAAGTAATATTTAGTTTGTTTTCTAATATGAAAAATTTAGAAGATGAAGCAAAGATTGCTGCTGAAAATATTTTTTCAGAAAAAGTTAATTTAGCATTAAAAGATGATAGTCCATTTAAACGATTAGGAGTAGAGTATATATTATTTTCAAAAAATGAACCTAAATTATTTCAATGGTTATTTATGAAAAAAGGAATAGAAGTAGAAAGTTTTAAAGATTTTCTTCCAATGCGAGACTACGAATATAAATCAGTAATTCAGTCTATAGATGAAGAGTATAAAATTTCAATAGAAAATGCAAAAAAACTTTACGAGCACTTATTTATATATAGTCATGGTATTGCAACATTAACAGTTACGGGAATACATAATTTTACAGCAACTGAAATTATTGAATATATGACTGAAGTAACTAAAAGTTTAATAATACAATATTTAAAGGAGATTGATTAA
- a CDS encoding ABC transporter ATP-binding protein, whose translation MIIAKNIKKQYNGQEVLRGIDLKIDKNEFVVILGASGSGKSTLLNILSGLEKSDSGEVVYDNESISGYSEKQLTKFRKDKIGFVFQQYYLLNNLTVEQNVKVGASLANNKEYVEIIRELGLEDKLSKYPNELSGGEQQRVSIARALAKKPAVLFLDEPTGALDEETGRKILEYLLKLKTKSNFTMIMVTHNENIAQLANKIIHVGSGKVTSIEENHTPKSVREIGW comes from the coding sequence ATGATTATAGCAAAGAATATTAAGAAACAATATAATGGTCAAGAAGTCTTAAGAGGAATAGATTTAAAAATTGATAAAAATGAATTTGTTGTTATACTTGGAGCTTCAGGTTCAGGAAAATCTACACTATTAAATATCTTATCTGGTTTAGAAAAGTCAGACTCTGGAGAAGTTGTATATGATAATGAGTCTATAAGTGGTTACTCAGAAAAACAATTAACAAAATTCCGTAAAGATAAAATAGGTTTTGTTTTCCAACAATATTATTTATTAAATAATTTAACGGTAGAACAAAATGTTAAAGTAGGAGCTAGTTTAGCAAATAATAAAGAGTATGTTGAGATTATAAGGGAATTAGGATTAGAAGATAAATTAAGTAAATATCCAAATGAGTTATCTGGTGGGGAGCAACAGCGTGTTTCAATTGCTAGAGCACTAGCTAAGAAGCCAGCGGTACTATTTTTAGATGAACCTACAGGAGCTTTAGATGAGGAAACAGGAAGAAAAATATTAGAGTACTTATTAAAACTAAAAACTAAATCTAACTTTACAATGATAATGGTAACTCATAATGAAAATATTGCTCAACTTGCAAATAAGATAATTCATGTAGGTAGTGGTAAAGTAACTTCGATTGAAGAAAACCATACACCTAAATCTGTAAGAGAGATAGGGTGGTAA
- a CDS encoding TDT family transporter, producing the protein MNIIKNLPTPIAGLALGSVALGNLLQPYSPKLQLLFSLLSFIIIVLLTIKFALGFDKLKKEMENPVIATVLATYPMSIMLLSSFSKKFIGAYSVPFWIIGILLDLFVVCYAIYNFVLKEKHIKNIYPTWFITFVGPAVVTVTAINYNLETLGLIYFYFSYINYLVLLPFVLYRVYKYKHYNDGDYPTITVFSAPGGLLLASYMIGVTQKSNIILAVLIPLTVLLFIFVLIQLPYLLKRKFYPSFSAFTFPLVICAIAFQKTGIYYQIAEFSVLNILIHLSELLAIIIVIYVWYGFIKNLSYSNN; encoded by the coding sequence ATGAATATTATTAAAAATTTACCTACGCCTATTGCTGGTTTAGCACTTGGTTCAGTAGCGTTAGGAAATCTATTACAACCATACAGTCCTAAATTACAATTATTATTTAGTCTTTTATCTTTTATAATAATTGTACTTTTAACTATTAAATTTGCACTAGGATTTGACAAATTAAAAAAAGAAATGGAAAATCCTGTAATTGCAACGGTTCTTGCAACTTATCCGATGAGTATTATGCTTTTAAGTTCATTTTCGAAAAAATTTATCGGTGCTTACAGTGTTCCCTTTTGGATAATTGGAATTCTTCTAGATTTATTTGTTGTTTGTTATGCAATTTATAATTTTGTTTTGAAAGAAAAACATATCAAAAATATTTATCCAACTTGGTTCATCACCTTCGTTGGACCAGCTGTTGTAACTGTAACAGCAATAAATTACAACTTAGAAACACTAGGATTAATTTACTTCTATTTTTCTTATATTAACTATTTAGTGTTATTACCTTTCGTTCTTTATAGAGTTTATAAATATAAGCATTATAACGATGGTGATTATCCTACTATAACAGTATTTTCTGCCCCTGGTGGATTATTACTGGCTAGTTATATGATAGGAGTTACACAAAAAAGCAACATAATTTTAGCAGTATTAATACCGCTTACAGTATTATTATTTATTTTTGTTTTAATTCAATTACCTTATTTACTAAAAAGAAAATTCTATCCTAGCTTTTCTGCTTTTACTTTCCCATTAGTAATTTGCGCGATAGCATTTCAAAAAACTGGAATTTATTATCAAATAGCTGAATTTTCTGTTTTGAATATTTTAATTCATCTAAGTGAATTACTGGCGATAATTATTGTAATTTATGTATGGTATGGGTTTATTAAGAATTTATCATATTCAAATAATTAA
- a CDS encoding metal ABC transporter ATP-binding protein, producing MIKIENLNVTYNQTPALSNINLEIKGPGITGIIGPNGAGKSTLIKAVLNIIPSTGISKIDDKIAKDNLDNVAYVEQKINIDYNFPIKVRECVSLGLYSKIGILKKLKKSDWQKVDDALKLVGLEKFSNRQISELSGGQFQRVLIARCLVQEAKYIFLDEPFVGIDSVSEEIIMETLRNLRNMGHTILIVHHDLRKVHSYFDNVLLLNKEIIAYGNTKETFTRENLTNAYGTDLFFMGGGEND from the coding sequence ATGATTAAAATAGAAAATTTAAATGTTACCTATAACCAAACTCCTGCCCTTTCTAATATTAATTTAGAAATTAAAGGGCCTGGTATTACAGGTATAATAGGGCCTAACGGTGCTGGTAAATCTACCTTAATAAAAGCCGTTTTGAATATAATACCTTCTACTGGTATTTCAAAAATTGATGATAAGATTGCAAAGGATAATCTTGATAATGTTGCCTATGTAGAACAAAAAATAAATATAGATTATAATTTTCCAATAAAGGTAAGAGAATGTGTTTCTCTTGGTTTATATTCAAAAATTGGTATTCTTAAAAAATTAAAAAAATCTGATTGGCAAAAAGTTGATGATGCTTTAAAATTAGTTGGTTTAGAAAAATTCTCTAACCGTCAAATCAGTGAACTATCAGGGGGGCAATTCCAACGTGTATTAATAGCTCGTTGTCTTGTACAAGAGGCAAAGTATATATTTTTAGACGAACCCTTTGTTGGTATTGACTCAGTAAGTGAAGAAATAATCATGGAGACATTACGAAATCTTCGAAATATGGGCCATACGATATTAATAGTGCACCATGACTTAAGAAAAGTACATTCTTATTTTGACAATGTTCTTCTTTTAAATAAAGAAATCATTGCTTATGGTAATACTAAAGAAACTTTCACTAGAGAAAATCTAACAAATGCTTATGGTACCGACCTATTCTTTATGGGAGGTGGCGAAAATGATTAA
- a CDS encoding metal ABC transporter permease, which translates to MIKEFIDGLYNFHFLQNALITAIVIGIVAGAVGCFIVLRGMSLMGDAISHAVLPGVALSFILGIDFFIGAIVFGLLASIIITFIKGNSIIKSDTAIGITFSSFLALGVILISVAKSSTDLFHILFGNILAVQDVDMYITIGVGVFVLLVITLFFKELLLTSFDELLAKAMGMKVNFYHYLLMILLTLVSVTAMQSVGTILIVAMLITPAATAYLYANSLKTMIFLSSTIGACCSVLGLFIGYSFNIAAGSSIVLTSAIVFAISFFIAPKQRFVKHKKNN; encoded by the coding sequence ATGATTAAAGAATTTATTGATGGACTTTATAATTTCCATTTCTTACAAAATGCTCTTATTACTGCAATTGTAATAGGTATTGTAGCAGGGGCTGTAGGATGCTTTATAGTTCTTAGAGGAATGTCACTTATGGGAGATGCTATCTCTCACGCAGTACTTCCTGGAGTAGCCCTATCATTTATTCTAGGAATAGATTTTTTCATAGGAGCAATCGTATTCGGGTTATTAGCATCAATTATCATAACATTTATTAAAGGTAATTCTATAATTAAAAGTGATACCGCTATAGGTATTACATTCAGTTCATTCTTAGCATTAGGAGTTATCTTAATCAGTGTTGCGAAAAGTTCAACAGACTTATTCCATATCTTATTCGGGAACATCCTGGCGGTGCAAGATGTAGATATGTATATTACTATTGGAGTTGGAGTTTTTGTATTATTAGTTATCACACTATTCTTCAAAGAATTACTTCTAACTTCATTTGACGAATTATTAGCAAAAGCAATGGGAATGAAAGTTAATTTCTATCACTATTTACTTATGATACTTTTAACTTTAGTATCTGTAACAGCAATGCAAAGTGTTGGTACAATTCTAATTGTAGCAATGCTAATTACACCTGCTGCTACTGCATATTTATATGCTAATAGTTTAAAAACAATGATATTCTTATCATCTACAATCGGTGCATGTTGTTCAGTTCTAGGATTATTTATAGGATACTCATTCAATATAGCAGCAGGATCTAGCATCGTATTAACATCAGCTATTGTTTTTGCAATAAGTTTCTTCATTGCACCAAAACAACGCTTTGTTAAACATAAAAAAAATAATTAA
- a CDS encoding metal ABC transporter substrate-binding protein: MKKLGLKKLSFLALIFTLAVGLFACSSAKQNSGSNDATKLKVVATNSIIADITKNIAGDKIDLHSIVPVGQDPHEYEPLPDDVKKTSEANLIFYNGINLETGGNAWFTKLVQNAKKEENKDYYAVSEGVDVIYLEGQSEKGKEDPHAWLNLENGMIYAKNIAKQLEAKDPKNKDFYEANLKTYLEKLSKLDKEAKDKFNNIPKEKKTIVTSEGCFKYFSKAYNVPSAYIWEINTEEEGTPDQIKTLVEKLRKTKVPSLFVESSVDERPMQTVSKDTNIPIYEKIFTDSIAEPGQNGDSYYSMMKWNLDKISEGLAK, encoded by the coding sequence ATGAAAAAATTAGGTTTAAAAAAATTAAGTTTTCTAGCCCTTATTTTTACTTTAGCAGTTGGACTTTTCGCATGTTCTAGTGCTAAACAAAATTCAGGGTCTAATGATGCTACTAAATTAAAAGTAGTAGCAACTAACTCTATCATCGCTGATATTACTAAAAATATCGCTGGTGATAAAATTGATTTACACAGTATCGTACCTGTTGGACAAGATCCACACGAATACGAACCGCTTCCTGATGATGTTAAAAAAACATCTGAAGCTAATCTTATCTTCTACAACGGTATTAACTTAGAAACTGGTGGTAACGCTTGGTTTACAAAATTAGTTCAAAATGCTAAAAAAGAAGAAAACAAAGATTACTACGCAGTTAGTGAAGGTGTTGATGTAATTTACCTTGAAGGTCAAAGCGAAAAAGGTAAAGAAGACCCACACGCTTGGTTAAATCTTGAAAATGGTATGATCTATGCTAAAAACATTGCAAAACAATTAGAAGCTAAAGATCCTAAAAACAAAGATTTCTACGAAGCAAATCTTAAAACTTACTTAGAAAAACTTTCTAAATTAGACAAAGAAGCTAAAGATAAATTCAACAACATTCCTAAAGAGAAAAAAACTATAGTAACTAGTGAAGGATGCTTCAAATACTTCTCTAAAGCATACAACGTACCATCTGCTTACATTTGGGAAATCAATACTGAAGAAGAAGGAACTCCAGACCAAATCAAAACTCTAGTTGAAAAATTACGTAAAACTAAAGTACCTTCTCTATTTGTAGAAAGTAGTGTTGACGAACGTCCAATGCAAACAGTATCAAAAGATACTAACATTCCTATTTACGAAAAAATCTTCACTGATTCAATCGCTGAACCAGGACAAAACGGAGATAGCTACTACAGCATGATGAAATGGAACTTAGATAAAATTTCTGAAGGATTAGCTAAATAA
- a CDS encoding FtsX-like permease family protein encodes MIVQLKDLRKAIAVVIVSYCAVFITTLFSNLYLDLKGLDITGFNIIQKKFYDAQLIVSKFVVIITGTVLSISAAVMLIFYIKQFIDDSKHKIGILKAQGYSNNFIASKFSVFGLLVFLGSLLGYGSSHLFMPKFYESRNTDNILSELTMNFHPQLLLIMVILPSLSFLVISIVYVLFNLNVPTINLLKQINSTNKKFRKRRFRQYKNFFKELRATVLFSNKTLLFFVIFATLSFSSMIQMAFGMRDFVDGTIRIMMMIIGVILSLSILLISLEVIASSNIKNISILNIMGFSKSECSRIILSGYRVVAYIGFAIGTVYQYFLIRALLKVLFKKLDSETTYNFDLISVIGSFIAFVLIYEIFILYYSNKIKGLNVKKIMME; translated from the coding sequence ATGATAGTTCAGTTAAAAGATTTAAGAAAAGCAATTGCAGTAGTGATAGTAAGTTACTGTGCGGTATTTATAACTACACTTTTTTCTAACTTATATTTAGATTTGAAAGGCCTAGATATTACGGGATTTAATATAATACAGAAGAAGTTTTATGATGCCCAGCTTATTGTTTCGAAGTTTGTAGTAATTATAACAGGAACAGTTTTATCAATAAGTGCGGCGGTAATGTTAATATTTTATATAAAACAATTTATTGATGATTCTAAACATAAAATTGGTATATTAAAAGCTCAAGGTTATAGTAATAACTTTATAGCATCTAAGTTTTCTGTTTTTGGACTTTTAGTATTTTTAGGTTCGTTATTAGGTTATGGAAGTTCACATTTGTTTATGCCGAAATTTTATGAAAGTAGAAATACGGATAATATATTATCTGAGCTTACAATGAACTTTCATCCCCAACTTTTATTAATAATGGTTATATTACCATCACTATCGTTTTTAGTAATATCAATTGTTTATGTACTGTTTAATTTAAATGTACCAACGATTAACTTACTTAAACAAATAAATTCAACAAATAAAAAATTTAGAAAAAGAAGATTTAGACAATATAAAAACTTTTTCAAAGAATTAAGAGCAACAGTATTATTTAGTAATAAAACCCTATTATTCTTTGTTATTTTTGCTACATTATCATTTTCTTCAATGATTCAAATGGCATTTGGTATGAGAGATTTTGTTGATGGAACAATAAGAATTATGATGATGATAATAGGTGTGATATTATCGTTATCTATATTATTAATTTCATTAGAAGTGATTGCTAGTAGTAATATAAAAAATATATCTATTTTAAATATTATGGGCTTTTCAAAAAGTGAATGTTCAAGAATAATATTATCAGGTTATAGAGTAGTAGCATACATAGGTTTTGCTATAGGAACAGTTTATCAGTATTTTTTAATAAGAGCATTACTAAAAGTTTTATTTAAAAAATTAGATAGCGAAACAACATATAACTTTGATTTAATTTCAGTAATTGGTAGTTTTATAGCATTTGTATTAATATATGAAATCTTTATTTTATACTATAGTAATAAGATAAAAGGTTTAAATGTTAAAAAAATTATGATGGAATAA